One window from the genome of bacterium encodes:
- a CDS encoding glycoside hydrolase family 65, with protein sequence MESPLNHPATPEAGRRPGEPASAAPASPPPPEPGAPLPGDHRWWLVEEGFDLAREHEVESLLAISNGYLGTRASLAEGSELSAPATFVAGIYGRRSEPGAVPALVTAPDALRLRLVVEGEAVALDHGETLEHRRALDMRRGVLWRVWRHRTPAGRITRIRERRLASLADRHVLLQVVELVPENYGGRIELESRIDVAVPVQPLAVPPPALTPVPDASGAASPARLALRAEGTGAVVAFAVDSSLDADGRRLAPQIEASGSSVVERWSFTAEIGRPCRLTRVIAVHTSRDAASPAAAAAEHVARLGAAAAERIQRAHVAAWRARWQGADVVIDGDDDAQRAVRFACYHLIGAADPGDERVSIGARLLTGGVYMGHVFWDVEVYMLPFYIYTHPPSARALLMYRYHTLPAARAKARALGWRGALYAWESALTGEETTPSAVVAPDGVVVPIRNGEQENHISAAVAYGVWQYWRATGDDAFFLDAGAEILLETARFWASRGEWGEDGLYHIRHVIGPDEYHEDVDDSAYTNVMAQWNLERGLEAARLLRERWPERWRVLEDRLGIEPGEPESWGDIAAAMYTGFDPDTGLFEQFRGYHDLEEVDLSALEPSAGPADILLGRERTMRSKVIKQADVVLLLYLLWDRFPPEVRRANFRYYEPRCANGSSLSPSIHALVAARLGEMELAQRYWRQAAEIDLANNMGNAAGGVHGAALGGLWQAAVFGFAGLRFGERGPELEPHLPPGWRALRFPICWRGRRFRVSTDGATRPEEGP encoded by the coding sequence ATGGAGAGCCCGTTGAACCACCCCGCCACCCCTGAGGCCGGCCGCCGGCCCGGCGAGCCGGCCAGCGCCGCACCGGCCTCGCCGCCGCCCCCCGAGCCGGGCGCCCCCCTCCCCGGCGACCACCGCTGGTGGCTCGTCGAGGAAGGGTTCGACCTGGCGCGGGAGCACGAGGTCGAGTCGCTGCTGGCGATCTCGAACGGTTACCTGGGCACGCGCGCGTCGCTCGCGGAGGGGAGCGAGCTCTCCGCGCCGGCCACGTTCGTGGCGGGGATCTACGGGCGGCGCTCCGAGCCGGGGGCGGTGCCGGCGCTGGTGACCGCCCCGGACGCGCTCCGGCTGCGGCTCGTGGTGGAGGGCGAGGCGGTGGCGCTGGACCACGGCGAAACGCTCGAGCATCGCCGGGCGCTGGACATGCGCCGCGGGGTGCTGTGGCGGGTCTGGCGTCACCGGACGCCGGCCGGCCGCATCACCCGGATCCGGGAGCGACGGCTCGCATCGCTCGCGGACCGACACGTGTTGCTCCAGGTCGTGGAGCTCGTGCCGGAGAACTACGGCGGGCGCATCGAGTTGGAGAGCCGCATCGACGTGGCTGTCCCGGTCCAGCCGCTCGCGGTGCCGCCGCCCGCGCTGACGCCCGTGCCCGACGCCTCGGGCGCTGCGTCCCCCGCACGGCTCGCGCTGCGTGCGGAGGGCACGGGCGCCGTCGTCGCGTTCGCCGTAGACAGCTCGTTGGACGCGGACGGGAGACGGCTGGCACCGCAGATCGAGGCATCCGGCTCCTCTGTCGTGGAGCGCTGGTCGTTCACGGCCGAGATCGGCCGACCCTGCCGGCTCACGCGCGTCATCGCGGTGCACACGTCGCGGGACGCGGCGTCACCCGCGGCAGCCGCCGCAGAGCACGTCGCGCGGCTCGGCGCGGCGGCCGCGGAACGCATCCAGCGCGCACACGTCGCCGCCTGGCGCGCGCGGTGGCAGGGCGCGGATGTGGTGATCGATGGAGACGACGACGCGCAACGCGCCGTGCGCTTCGCGTGCTATCACCTCATCGGCGCGGCAGACCCCGGTGACGAGCGCGTCTCGATCGGCGCGCGGCTGCTGACCGGCGGCGTGTACATGGGGCACGTGTTCTGGGACGTGGAGGTCTACATGCTCCCGTTCTACATCTACACACACCCGCCATCGGCGCGCGCGCTGCTCATGTACCGCTACCACACGTTGCCCGCGGCCCGTGCGAAAGCCCGCGCGCTCGGCTGGCGCGGCGCGCTGTACGCGTGGGAGTCGGCGCTGACGGGCGAGGAGACCACGCCGTCGGCGGTCGTGGCGCCGGACGGCGTGGTGGTGCCGATCCGGAACGGGGAGCAGGAGAACCACATCAGCGCCGCCGTCGCGTACGGCGTGTGGCAGTACTGGCGTGCCACGGGCGACGACGCCTTCTTCCTGGACGCGGGCGCGGAGATCCTGCTGGAGACGGCCCGCTTCTGGGCGAGCCGCGGCGAATGGGGCGAGGACGGCCTCTACCACATCCGCCACGTCATCGGGCCCGACGAGTACCACGAGGACGTGGACGACAGCGCCTACACCAACGTGATGGCGCAGTGGAACCTGGAGCGCGGGCTCGAGGCTGCGCGCCTGCTGCGTGAGCGCTGGCCCGAGCGCTGGCGCGTGCTGGAAGACCGCCTCGGCATCGAACCGGGGGAACCGGAGTCGTGGGGCGACATCGCGGCCGCCATGTACACGGGGTTCGATCCGGACACCGGCCTCTTCGAGCAGTTCCGCGGCTACCACGACCTCGAGGAGGTGGACCTGTCCGCGCTCGAGCCGAGCGCCGGCCCGGCGGACATCCTGCTCGGTCGTGAGCGTACGATGCGGAGCAAGGTGATCAAGCAGGCGGACGTCGTGCTGCTGCTGTACCTGCTCTGGGACCGGTTCCCCCCCGAGGTGCGGCGCGCGAACTTCCGATACTACGAGCCGCGCTGCGCGAACGGCAGCTCGCTCAGCCCCTCGATCCACGCGCTGGTCGCCGCGCGGCTGGGCGAGATGGAGCTGGCGCAGCGCTACTGGCGGCAGGCGGCCGAGATCGATCTGGCGAACAACATGGGCAACGCAGCGGGCGGCGTGCACGGCGCCGCGCTGGGCGGGTTGTGGCAGGCCGCGGTGTTCGGCTTCGCCGGGCTGCGCTTCGGCGAGCGAGGCCCGGAGCTGGAGCCGCACCTGCCGCCCGGCTGGCGCGCGCTGCGTTTTCCGATCTGCTGGCGGGGGCGGCGCTTCCGCGTGAGCACGGATGGCGCGACGCGCCCGGAGGAGGGGCCGTGA